The genome window ACATCAAAAATCGTTGGTATTAATGATTCACCGACCAGTTCGTTCGTTGTTCCTAAAATTTTATAAGGGTATTGCCACAATAGTTGACGGCCATCATCCCCTACTCTAATTACCGAAAAATGCTTACCGTCAGGCATTATTGTTGGAGAATATTCACTGGCAGTCGTTGAAGTTAAATTAGAGAGCTTTTCAGTCGCCAAATCATAATGAAAACTATCAGTTTGTTGGCCAACTTTACCGTCATCAGTGGTTAATTCATACATGGCAGTGAAAAGTAAGGAGCTACTGTCTGCGCTAAAATGTGGTTGATTATCATAGCCTTGGCGTTGGCTAATATTACTAACTGAAATAACTTTATTAGCTTTAATTTCAGCTAAAAACACTTCATCTTCAGCAAGTGAAACGCTACTAACAGCGCTTAACGTTAATATGGCTAAAAGGCTGTTGAGTAAATTAGGTGTGCTGGAAAAATTGTTTACTTGCATCGCTGCTCCTGAAGAAATTGTGGTTAATTTACTTTCAGTGCAAAACAAGTTTTAGTCAAGATATTTTGTTAGCGCTGACAAATTCATGATAACGAGTAAGTGATTCAGGATCGGCTAAATTACGCTGCTTTACAGAACGTCGATATTGATAAGTAAACACATCAAACCATAAATCTAGGTGCAAAGCATTATTATCATCGCCCATCAAAGTTAATACCTTAGCTGCAACTTCAGCGGTGGCTAATTCGCCTGCCTTAGCAGCTTTTCTTACTTGATAGCGTGAATTAAAATTGCCCTCAATGTTAACATTCCCTTCTTGTGCTGTTGAGGTTTGTTGAGGAATAGAGATTATTGGAAGCAGGCTTAAATATGGGCTTTTTCTAAATATTTTTTTTGCTTGGCGCCAAGTCGCATCGATTAAGATAAATAACGGTTTCTTTTTATTTTTTAAATCAATATCAACTTGCTCAGGTTTATATTCATACACAACCTGCCCCTCATTTGCATAGTCTTTTGGAAAAACTAAATAAGGTTGGTATTTATTACTACTCAGTAGAGCTAATAATTCATCATTAGGCTCAGTTCTTTGCCACAGAAAAGCGTAGGTATCTTTAACAACATCGGCAATTAACCGGCCAGTGTTACTTGGCTTAAGAACCTCATTGTCATACATCAATAATAAAAAAGCATATTGACTGTCGCCCTGTTTAACCATATTACAAATGCAATAGTTTTGGTCTAATCGGCAAACTTCACAACGTTTAACTTTCCAGCCTCGCGCCTTGAACTCAGTAGTGCTTAGGCTTTTTCGATATAAATATAATTTTTGAACGGCGTGCATTTATACTAATCTATATCCGCTAAAGGCCAAGTTACGATATGTTCTTCGTAATCTTGTAAATCTACTTCATTATCTTTAATTACTTTACCACGCACTGACATTCCAGCTTTGTGCATTGCCGACTTTTTACCTTTATGCAGAAGCGGATGCCACGCTGGCAAACCACGACCTTCTTGTAAACGGCGATAAGCACAGCTATCAGGCATGAAGAATATATCTTCAAGATTATCTTGGGTAAGTTTTACACAATCAGGTACAAGTTTGGTACGCTCAGAGTACTTGCTGCACTGACAGGTTTTATCGTTCAACAGATAACACACCACATTGGTGTATAGCATTTCTTCACCTTCACGAATAAAGTCCGTCGGTTGTTGCAGACCTTCATCAGCAAGCTCAATATCATCGTCATGCTCTTCTTCGATTATTTTATGCAAGCAGCACTTACCACAACCATCGCATAGTGACTCCCACTCACCTTCGGTCATTTCACTCAGACTTTTAGTTTGCCAAAAGGGAGTGATAACCGTCTCTGGTGACCGTTTAGCTTTACTCGTTTTTTTACTCACAAAAACCTCAAAGAAATAATACGCCAATACTAACTATTTGCTTCATTATTGATCAAACTTTATGCGGTCAGCCAAGTGGCCAACACTGGTAACAAAGTAATAAGACAAATTCCAATGCATTAGTGATTTATAGTTATCGTAAGCTAAATAGGCTCGGCCTTCTTCGCCATCTGGGAAAACGAGTGCCGCGGTGATGTCTACTTGCGGTAAGTCATTGCCATTAAATTTACGAACACCAGCTGCCTGCCAACCACTCAACTTCATTTCAGTTAAGCCCCATTGCTTCAACCATGGTTTACGGCCACCAGTATTTTGTGGGATAGCCAATTTATAATCAAAATCTTCAGGTAACTTTACTTGTCTTGCCCAAGTAATTTCACTATTCCAGCCAACTTTATTTAAGTAGTTTGCAATCGATGCAAATACATCAGAGGTGTTGTTCCAAATGTCTTTTTTGCCATCGCCATCGCCATCTGCGGCATAGGCTAGAAATGAACTTGGCATGAATTGATTATGTCCCATGGCACCGGCCCAAGAACCTTTCATATCAGCAAGGGCGATATGGCCTTGCTCGAGTATAGTTAAGGCATCAAACAATTGGCTCTTAAAGAAGCTCTCTCTACGGCCATCATAAGCCATGGTAGCTAAGGCAGAAACGACACTAAAATTACCGGTGATCTTGCCAAAATTTGACTCTAATGCCCATAAAGACACGATAAACCTTGGTTGTACGCCAAATTGCTTGCCAATTTTTGTAAGCTCGGTTTTATGCTTTTTCAGCATGTCACGGGCTTTATTAACTTTCCAGTCAGATACCCGTTTAGGTAAATATGTTTCCAGGGTTTCAACATTTTCAGGCTGATTGTTATCCGCTTTAACTGCACGTTTATGATAAACAACATTGGCAAAGCTCTGCTCTACTAGCTCCGCTGAAAAGCCTTTTGTCAGTGCTTGTTGCTTTAGTTGTTCAACATAGCTTTCGAAGCTAGTAGACTCGGGGTGTGGCTCTGCAGCTACTGGTGCTGAAGAGGATATAGAGAGAAACGTTGAACTGGCAAAAATGAAGGCGGCCAGACTGTGTTTAATTTTCATGTACTGCTCCGATTATTATAGGTCTTCTACACCATGATCAATGCGGTGTTTTTTTAATAAATCTTCTGTAGGCGGTGGTAATTGCAAATAAAAACCATGTTGGCTTAATTTAGTTTTTAATTTTTCAATATCTGCTATTGCTAATTTGTCACGATTGGCAAGGTTAATCAAGGTAACCAATTGCGGGGTGCCAAATGTGGCCATAAGCGCATCAGGTACTGCTGAAAAATCATCCCGTTTCAATACATATAAGTAAGTTTCAAGTTTTCTCGAGCTTTTATAAACCGCACACAACATAGCAATTTCACTGTAATTTTATAATATGCAAAATATACCATTAAGCCCGAGGGGCTTAAAGCAATATTCCTTGTTGTTAAGGGTTTTAACAAAGATAAATGTAGTTGCTTGCAAGAAGAAACAAAAATGCTATAAAAATTTTACACTCCAGCTTTTCGCTTCTCGTTTAACGCTCTATTTTAAAAGCCTGAATCGGCGAAATCAGTTAACGGTTGCGTAAATAACTCTCCCCGCCAACCTTTTAATAACTCGACTTTATCAAGCTGTTGCTCATTTAACTGCCAATACCAGGAGAGAAATTGGTTAATTTGTTTTTTACCGGCAACAACTTGTGCATCAAGCCCTTCAGCTTCGGCTAACTGCGCAATTTTGTTTTTAACAGCCTTGAACACTTGTTTATAGCCAGGGTAAGCATCTAAGCGAGTTATAATTTTAGGGTAAACCTCTTCAGGCTCTTTATTTGCAACGCGTAAAACATTAAGCATCGCTTTGCCTTTATGACGAACATCTAAAATTTCAATACCATCATAGCTTGCCATCGCACCAACACTTTGTGGATTGCGTTGTGCTAAAATCATCAGGGTATGATCTTTAGCAACAAAACTTAGCGGCAAATTGCGCTTTACTGCCTGATCATATCGCCATGCTAGTAGGTGTTGCAAAAACAATAACTGTTGCGGTGCTAGTTTCCACGCTTGTTTATTATCAAGGTAAAGTTTATCAACATCTATAGCGGTGAATTTTTTATCAATTTGCTGCTGTGACTCTTGCTTGGCTGCATTCAAAAAACCAGAAGCTTCAATGTCAGAGAACAATTTACTGCTTATTTCATGCAAATGTAATACATCTGCTGCCGCGTAATCTAATTGCTTGTCACTTAAAGGACGTTTCATCCAATCAGTTCTTGATTCACTTTTATCTACATCTATATCTAAATAATGCTTAATCATTGCCGCATAACCCATCGATAAACCATGACCTAAAAACGACATGATAACTTGCGAGTCAATCATATTGGCAGGTTTACAATTGCCAGCATGTAAAAATACTTCCAGGTCTTCTGAGCAGGAATGAATAATTTTTAACAAAGACTCATTTTTAAGTAATTGCCAAAAAGGCTCTAAATCATCAATCGCGACAGGATCAATTAACGCCAGTTCATTGCCATCATAGACTTGAATTAAGCCTAAATTTGGGTACAAGGTGCGGGTACGAACAAATTCGGTATCAACGGCAAGTAAATCAGCATCTTTAACCGCAGAGCAATAGTCTTGTAGGCTCTGTTGATCTTGAATATAGGTAAATTGCACGCAGACTCCGAAAAATAGGAAATAGATAAAAAGAAAATGAACAGGCAGTGTCAGCGTAAACCTTTACGCTGTCAACCTTTTGATTTACCAAGCTAGTTTAACTGATGCTCTCGTTGCATGCGCTCGACAAACACTTTTGCAAACAATGGCGCCGAATTTTCATCCATATTAAAATACAATGACGGCTCAATAAGTTCAGCTTCCATCATGGCAAACTCATTGCCATGTCTAACAAAATCAACTCTAGCGTACATTGGTGTGCTTGATAATTGCTTAATCGCATGGTCAGCTTGAGCTTTTAACTTAGCTTCAGGCTCTACAAGCTGTAAACGACTGCCAAACTCTT of Thalassotalea fonticola contains these proteins:
- a CDS encoding lytic murein transglycosylase; translation: MKIKHSLAAFIFASSTFLSISSSAPVAAEPHPESTSFESYVEQLKQQALTKGFSAELVEQSFANVVYHKRAVKADNNQPENVETLETYLPKRVSDWKVNKARDMLKKHKTELTKIGKQFGVQPRFIVSLWALESNFGKITGNFSVVSALATMAYDGRRESFFKSQLFDALTILEQGHIALADMKGSWAGAMGHNQFMPSSFLAYAADGDGDGKKDIWNNTSDVFASIANYLNKVGWNSEITWARQVKLPEDFDYKLAIPQNTGGRKPWLKQWGLTEMKLSGWQAAGVRKFNGNDLPQVDITAALVFPDGEEGRAYLAYDNYKSLMHWNLSYYFVTSVGHLADRIKFDQ
- a CDS encoding tRNA-uridine aminocarboxypropyltransferase, whose amino-acid sequence is MHAVQKLYLYRKSLSTTEFKARGWKVKRCEVCRLDQNYCICNMVKQGDSQYAFLLLMYDNEVLKPSNTGRLIADVVKDTYAFLWQRTEPNDELLALLSSNKYQPYLVFPKDYANEGQVVYEYKPEQVDIDLKNKKKPLFILIDATWRQAKKIFRKSPYLSLLPIISIPQQTSTAQEGNVNIEGNFNSRYQVRKAAKAGELATAEVAAKVLTLMGDDNNALHLDLWFDVFTYQYRRSVKQRNLADPESLTRYHEFVSANKIS
- the rnd gene encoding ribonuclease D — its product is MQFTYIQDQQSLQDYCSAVKDADLLAVDTEFVRTRTLYPNLGLIQVYDGNELALIDPVAIDDLEPFWQLLKNESLLKIIHSCSEDLEVFLHAGNCKPANMIDSQVIMSFLGHGLSMGYAAMIKHYLDIDVDKSESRTDWMKRPLSDKQLDYAAADVLHLHEISSKLFSDIEASGFLNAAKQESQQQIDKKFTAIDVDKLYLDNKQAWKLAPQQLLFLQHLLAWRYDQAVKRNLPLSFVAKDHTLMILAQRNPQSVGAMASYDGIEILDVRHKGKAMLNVLRVANKEPEEVYPKIITRLDAYPGYKQVFKAVKNKIAQLAEAEGLDAQVVAGKKQINQFLSWYWQLNEQQLDKVELLKGWRGELFTQPLTDFADSGF
- a CDS encoding YcgL domain-containing protein; translation: MLCAVYKSSRKLETYLYVLKRDDFSAVPDALMATFGTPQLVTLINLANRDKLAIADIEKLKTKLSQHGFYLQLPPPTEDLLKKHRIDHGVEDL
- a CDS encoding YcgN family cysteine cluster protein: MSKKTSKAKRSPETVITPFWQTKSLSEMTEGEWESLCDGCGKCCLHKIIEEEHDDDIELADEGLQQPTDFIREGEEMLYTNVVCYLLNDKTCQCSKYSERTKLVPDCVKLTQDNLEDIFFMPDSCAYRRLQEGRGLPAWHPLLHKGKKSAMHKAGMSVRGKVIKDNEVDLQDYEEHIVTWPLADID
- a CDS encoding TolB-like translocation protein, which produces MQVNNFSSTPNLLNSLLAILTLSAVSSVSLAEDEVFLAEIKANKVISVSNISQRQGYDNQPHFSADSSSLLFTAMYELTTDDGKVGQQTDSFHYDLATEKLSNLTSTTASEYSPTIMPDGKHFSVIRVGDDGRQLLWQYPYKILGTTNELVGESLIPTIFDVGYHVWLNYDELLLFVLGEPMTLQRVQISTAKSQQVDTNIGRTLRKLPNDNLFSYTKAVGDEWQLKLYNPENKTVNSSVVLPAKNMYYAWHQNGQLLSADKAVVLQHDLNAESKWQLFIDFSSYCKGEITRMVMANNGNYLAFVCAT